In the genome of Triticum urartu cultivar G1812 chromosome 5, Tu2.1, whole genome shotgun sequence, one region contains:
- the LOC125556415 gene encoding PAMP-induced secreted peptide 1-like, giving the protein MASSSRRRAAILAAALVVVLLVARAGLVGAARPAPAGRSGDGAMYSAVYPAAVLVADTARETVEMLMARLPAGPSPKGPGH; this is encoded by the coding sequence ATGGCATCGTCGTCGAGGCGGCGCGCGGCGATTCTGGCGGCAGCGCTCGTGGTCGTCCTTCTGGTCGCCCGAGCGGGCCTTGTCGGCGCGGCGCGGCCGGCGCCGGCGGGGAGGAGTGGGGACGGCGCGATGTACTCGGCGGTGTACCCGGCAGCGGTGCTGGTGGCGGACACGGCGAGGGAGACGGTGGAGATGCTCATGGCGAGGCTGCCGGCTGGGCCCAGCCCCAAGGGTCCCGGCCACTAG